CTAATGAATACAAATAAAAATGAAAAATTCAATGCAAGAACTGAAACACAGGACGGCGTATGCACGGTGTATCTAACTGGCGAACTGGATTTGTCGGTTGCTCCTGACTTCCGTTTGGTGATGGAGCCGCTCGTGGATAACAAGGAACAGGATCTTGTGATCAACATGAAAGAATTGAAGTATATCGATAGTACAGGGATTGGTATCCTGTTATCTGTTCTGAAGGCAAGACATGGAATGGAAGCTCGCTTTGAAGTACAGGAAGTTCCTGCGCAGATTCAGAAACTTTTTGACATGACGGGCATCGCCAAATTCTTTGTCACACAGAAGAATTCCCAATAGGAAAGGATCGAAAAAGGAATGAATGCAGAAGTTCAAAGAGTCACCCTTAATTTACCTGCGACAGCTGATTACGTTGATATTGTAAGACTCAATCTCTATGGAGTAGCATCCAAAATGGGATTTTCTTATGAAGACATTGAGGATATGAAAGTTGCTGTATCCGAGGCCTGTAACAACTCTGTATTGTATGCCTACTCACACGAAGGCGGCATGGTTGAAGTTGTATTCGAAGTGGATGGCGAAACATTGTCCATTATTGTCAAGGACGAAGGTGCCAGCTTCGAGAACATGAACCCTGCTGTGTCACGTGCCGGTCTACACGACAAAGAACTGACGGAAGCACAGATTGGCGGACTTGGGTTCTACCTGATGCAAGCCTTGATGGACGATGTCAGTGTGGAAAGTGAGACGGGCAAAGGTACGAAAGTAGTACTCGTAAAACGTCTTGCAAGAAGTGAGGAGAAAGTATGAATGAAAAAGTGACTCCCCCAGAGTCCATGTCTGAAGCTATAGGTTTGATCTGGGAATACCAGCAGACCCAAGATAATGAAATTGCAACAGTTCTCATCCGTAAATATGAACCAATGGTCAAGATGGCAGCAGGTAAAATCGCTCGGAATCGCCCCGATCTATACGAAGATTTGTATCAGACCGGGCAGATGGCCTTGATTCGTTTGCTTAAGCAATATGATATCAACCTAGGTATTCCGTTTGAACCATATGCCATGAAGAGTATGATCGGTCATATGAAGAACTACTTGCGTGACAAATCCTGGTATATTCAGGTGCCCCGGAGGATTAAGGAAAAGGGAGCCCTTGTGCAACATGCCATTGATGAGTTAACCGTCAAGTTGGAGCGCTCACCCGGTGTGAACGAAATTGCTGAATACCTTGATTTGACTGCAGAAGAGACGATTGAAGTTCTGGCTGGTCGGGAATGTTACCACTATGTATCACTGGATTCTCCTTTATCTCAGGATGATAGTGCAGCAACATTGGGAGAACTGATCAGTGCAGATGTTAATGACTATGATTCGGTCGAAAAACGGATGGACTTGCAACAGGCATTGGGACAATTGAAGGAACAAGAGCAGCAGGTACTTATTCTAGCATTCCAGGATGGCCAATCTCAGCGGGCAATTGCCCAGAAGCTTGGTGTTTCACAGATGAGTGTATCTCGGATTCAGAAGCGAGCTACAGAGAAATTGAAACAGATCATGTCTAATGCTTCAATGTTATGAAAAATGGAACCCTAATGTTGTTGAGTACGGCATAGAGAAGGACACGTAATTCCATTGGAATACATACGTGTCCTTTTTGGGATTAAAAAGGTTGTATGCAATAAACATATGTGCAGGAGTGGATATTGTGATTGTGAACCAAATCAAGCTGGAAGCTCGTCGCGACAAGTTATCTTGCTCAGACCATTGGCAGTGGTGGGATTGGGTTGCACCTGATACGGATAACATGAAAAATGCCTTGGAGGAGCTGACAGAGTCATTTCCCGATATGCAGTATTGGCTCGATAAAATTCCGGAAGTGGAATCGAATTATCTGTCCGTCCGTTTCGTGAATGGTACTGAGCCCGTCATATTTGGCTCCTTGTTGTATGCGATTAAAAATGAGAGAGATGACAAAAGAAAAGATAATCAGATGTTCTTTTATGTCGATCGCACCAACCTGGTTACCTTGAATATGGATGACAATACAAGAGGCATTATGAAGACAGATGAACGTGCGAATATGTTGCAACAATGTACAGTGGCAAGGGATGGCATGTTCGTACTTTTTCGAGCAATACTGCATTACTATCATGTGGGTATGGATCACTTTGAGAAGAACCTGCGTGATCTGGAACGGAAGATGGAGTCTCGTAATGCACGTACCTTGATGGACCAGATTCTCGCTGCCCGATTTGAATTGTTATACTGGAGCAATCTGTTTATCCCGTACTCGGAACTCATGGCCGCTGCCCATGAAGCTTACCTGAGTGAGATGAAAGACAATCGTTTCTTTCTACAGCTTCAATATCGTGTGGAACGTATGGAGCGTCTGTTCAATCATTATGAGAAAGAGATTGACACCTTAATCTCTATTGATAATGCCATCTCAGGGGTTCGTGGGAATGAGATTATGAAGACGCTAACCATAGTTACCGCTGTGTTCATACCTGCCACGGCAGCTGGCGCGATATGGGGGATGAACTTTGAGAACCTGCCCTTTATCGATAAATCATGGGGAGTTGTACTGGTCCTTGTTGTCATTATTTTAAGTATGATCAGCATGTATGTATGGCTGATGATGAAAGGATGGACAGGAGATCTGCTCAAAGTGAAGTCTTCCCAGCCTTCAGCTGAAGAGACAGAGAAAAAAGGAGCCACTGAAAAGCGTAGGGGATAGCCTATTGGCTAGTCCTCTTAGTTTTTGTAATCTTCAATATAACCAAGTAAGTCAGCGATATATTGGCCCACAATCGGCATATTCACGAATTGGCTGAGAATGAATGCCAGCAAACCGAGAACAACAAAGGTACCCACAGTCAGACCGAGACCTCGTGCCATGCCCGCTGTGAAATTGGTAATAATCCGCTTTTTGGGACTGCTATAATTCTCAATAATATCCTTGATCTGTGCTCTCTCCAGACTGTCCGCGATCTGGTCCAGACGGGTGTTCAATCGCTTTACCTCATGACGCAATTCAAAAGGATGATCGCTTGTATCATACTGCTGTGCCGGTGTTGCTCCCGTAATTGGAGTATTACCGTTAATTGTAACTTTACTCATATTAATTGTCCTCCTCAACTCGCATTGGATAAAAAAATAGCCAGCTGGAGTGCAGCTGGCTATTGGTCACTCGATCTGTATCGCCTTACAG
The nucleotide sequence above comes from Paenibacillus sp. W2I17. Encoded proteins:
- a CDS encoding STAS domain-containing protein, giving the protein MNTNKNEKFNARTETQDGVCTVYLTGELDLSVAPDFRLVMEPLVDNKEQDLVINMKELKYIDSTGIGILLSVLKARHGMEARFEVQEVPAQIQKLFDMTGIAKFFVTQKNSQ
- the rsbW gene encoding anti-sigma B factor RsbW; this encodes MNAEVQRVTLNLPATADYVDIVRLNLYGVASKMGFSYEDIEDMKVAVSEACNNSVLYAYSHEGGMVEVVFEVDGETLSIIVKDEGASFENMNPAVSRAGLHDKELTEAQIGGLGFYLMQALMDDVSVESETGKGTKVVLVKRLARSEEKV
- a CDS encoding sigma-70 family RNA polymerase sigma factor, giving the protein MNEKVTPPESMSEAIGLIWEYQQTQDNEIATVLIRKYEPMVKMAAGKIARNRPDLYEDLYQTGQMALIRLLKQYDINLGIPFEPYAMKSMIGHMKNYLRDKSWYIQVPRRIKEKGALVQHAIDELTVKLERSPGVNEIAEYLDLTAEETIEVLAGRECYHYVSLDSPLSQDDSAATLGELISADVNDYDSVEKRMDLQQALGQLKEQEQQVLILAFQDGQSQRAIAQKLGVSQMSVSRIQKRATEKLKQIMSNASML
- a CDS encoding magnesium transporter CorA family protein yields the protein MVNQIKLEARRDKLSCSDHWQWWDWVAPDTDNMKNALEELTESFPDMQYWLDKIPEVESNYLSVRFVNGTEPVIFGSLLYAIKNERDDKRKDNQMFFYVDRTNLVTLNMDDNTRGIMKTDERANMLQQCTVARDGMFVLFRAILHYYHVGMDHFEKNLRDLERKMESRNARTLMDQILAARFELLYWSNLFIPYSELMAAAHEAYLSEMKDNRFFLQLQYRVERMERLFNHYEKEIDTLISIDNAISGVRGNEIMKTLTIVTAVFIPATAAGAIWGMNFENLPFIDKSWGVVLVLVVIILSMISMYVWLMMKGWTGDLLKVKSSQPSAEETEKKGATEKRRG
- a CDS encoding DUF5665 domain-containing protein, whose amino-acid sequence is MSKVTINGNTPITGATPAQQYDTSDHPFELRHEVKRLNTRLDQIADSLERAQIKDIIENYSSPKKRIITNFTAGMARGLGLTVGTFVVLGLLAFILSQFVNMPIVGQYIADLLGYIEDYKN